Proteins found in one Candidatus Nitrosopelagicus brevis genomic segment:
- a CDS encoding cryptochrome/photolyase family protein → MTENLCVILADQLSKDISSLKNFRKDKDKILMMEVANEARYVNHHKKKLVLVFSAMRHFAKDMKSKGYSIIYSKIGESQDNFTQELAHQCKKIKPKKIVITHPGEYRVLQEIKKWEKMLNISVEISEDDRFFCTITEFKKWTEGKKELRMESFYHMMRKKYNILIDKDGKPKGGKWNYDIKNRKSLPKNHPDIPKPLQHKPDDITTQVIAEIKKRFSKHFGDLEPFWFAVTHEQAKKSLDDFIKNRLDMFGPYEDAMDQEESFLYHSVLSMYLNIGLLQPKQVLGRVLEKKKIKVESIEGFIRQILGWREYIRGIYWHTMPKYSETNYFNAKNKLPGFYWTGNTEMNCMKNSIGQTVKEAYAHHIQRLMITGNFALIAGIKPKEVCEWYLSVYADAYEWVELPNTHGMTLYADGGILGSKPYAASGNYINKMSNYCKDCQYDVKKKEGEDACPFNYLYWNFFLKNQKKLEKNPRLWTVFSNLKKMSKERKKEIENDSKNFLIQIKRM, encoded by the coding sequence ATGACTGAGAATTTATGTGTAATTCTTGCTGATCAGTTATCAAAAGACATCTCATCTTTGAAAAATTTCAGAAAAGACAAAGACAAAATTCTCATGATGGAAGTTGCAAATGAAGCCAGATATGTAAATCATCATAAAAAAAAATTAGTTTTAGTTTTCAGTGCAATGAGACATTTTGCAAAAGATATGAAAAGTAAAGGTTATTCTATAATATATTCAAAAATTGGTGAATCTCAAGATAATTTTACACAAGAGCTTGCACATCAGTGTAAAAAAATAAAGCCAAAAAAAATTGTAATTACACATCCTGGAGAATATCGTGTATTACAAGAGATAAAAAAATGGGAGAAGATGCTGAATATATCAGTAGAAATATCTGAAGATGACAGATTTTTTTGTACTATTACTGAATTCAAAAAATGGACAGAAGGAAAAAAAGAACTTCGAATGGAGTCATTCTACCATATGATGAGAAAAAAATATAATATTTTGATAGATAAAGATGGAAAACCAAAAGGAGGAAAATGGAATTACGATATAAAAAATAGAAAAAGTTTACCAAAGAATCATCCAGATATACCAAAACCATTACAACACAAACCTGATGATATAACAACGCAAGTGATTGCAGAAATAAAAAAAAGATTCTCTAAACATTTTGGGGATTTGGAACCTTTTTGGTTTGCCGTTACACATGAACAAGCAAAGAAGAGTTTGGATGACTTCATAAAGAATCGATTAGATATGTTTGGTCCATACGAAGATGCGATGGATCAAGAAGAAAGTTTTCTCTATCATTCTGTTTTATCCATGTATTTGAACATAGGATTGTTACAACCAAAACAAGTACTTGGCAGGGTCTTAGAAAAAAAGAAGATAAAAGTTGAATCTATAGAAGGTTTCATAAGACAAATTTTAGGATGGAGAGAGTACATAAGAGGAATTTACTGGCACACCATGCCAAAATATTCAGAAACAAATTATTTTAATGCAAAAAATAAACTTCCAGGATTTTACTGGACAGGAAATACAGAAATGAATTGTATGAAAAATTCTATTGGACAAACAGTCAAAGAAGCATATGCACATCACATACAACGACTAATGATTACAGGAAATTTTGCATTAATTGCAGGAATAAAACCAAAAGAAGTTTGTGAATGGTACTTGTCAGTATATGCCGATGCATACGAATGGGTAGAGCTTCCAAACACTCACGGTATGACACTATATGCAGACGGAGGAATATTAGGTTCAAAACCATATGCAGCAAGTGGAAACTACATCAACAAAATGTCAAATTATTGTAAAGACTGTCAGTATGATGTAAAAAAGAAAGAAGGAGAAGATGCTTGTCCATTTAATTATCTTTATTGGAACTTTTTTTTGAAGAATCAAAAAAAATTGGAGAAAAATCCTAGACTATGGACTGTATTTTCAAATTTAAAAAAAATGTCAAAAGAAAGGAAAAAAGAAATTGAAAATGATTCTAAGAATTTTTTAATTCAAATTAAAAGAATGTAA
- a CDS encoding universal stress protein, translating to MSIKRILVPLDGSKNSERGIEMAVDLANDAKRTIVGLYVKPTSVNSIKYGELFNAEQNRLMEITFHSAKTKCEKYDVKFIEETIVGDAKSSIVKYANDNSRKIDLIIMGARGRGSVKAAFMGSVSNHVLNKSKIPVLVVK from the coding sequence ATGAGTATAAAAAGAATCCTTGTTCCGTTAGATGGATCAAAAAATTCAGAAAGAGGAATTGAAATGGCAGTTGATCTAGCAAATGATGCAAAAAGAACAATTGTTGGTTTGTATGTAAAACCTACATCTGTTAATTCTATAAAGTATGGTGAATTGTTTAATGCTGAACAAAATAGATTGATGGAAATTACTTTTCATTCTGCCAAGACAAAATGTGAGAAATATGATGTAAAATTCATAGAGGAAACTATTGTTGGTGATGCAAAATCAAGTATAGTCAAATATGCAAATGATAATTCAAGAAAAATTGATCTAATAATAATGGGAGCAAGAGGTAGAGGTTCTGTAAAGGCTGCGTTCATGGGAAGTGTTTCTAATCATGTTCTGAATAAGAGTAAGATTCCAGTTCTAGTAGTAAAATGA